The sequence ATTCCCAAAATCTTGAAATCAAGTACATTTTCTTACGAGTGGCTTAAGGTTGCGAAGATATGTACTCACAAAACAGTCAAATCCAGTCGCCACCATAAATAAGAATTAAACACAAGCACATCAGCATTTTCCCAAAATCTAGCATGTTTCGCTATCGAATCTACTCTCAATACACGATCTTTCATGCGATGATGCCAAGCATCGTCACAATTCGACTCCACCAGCAATGGTGCCCAGTAGAAATCAATTGTAGCATTGTATTCCTTCACGAATGTTGGAAACAAGATCTAAGACCACTGCATTTCAAACATCAATAACCAAAGAGCAAACACAATAATATGGTTGAAACTCACAATAGCTCTTAGTGTGACCAACGAACCATTGAAGTGAACATGTTTGACATGAGTATGAATCGACGACTCCAGCATGCAGACCATTGAAACCCACTGATTCCTATTGAGTGAATCTCCCACGTACACAAGCCTCTTGTTCCTCAACTTCTCCAACATTGCCGTGGCATTAAATCTTTTCGCGCAAAATCAAGAATTACGATCCAAAATCATAAATACCCACGAATACAAATGAGCTAACATAGAAGAAAAACAGAAGAAAATACCACTACCTTGGAAGGTCACAATCATGGGGTTGCCATTTCCAGTAGAGATTGTTGACATCTTTTCTCCCATAATTCTGACAAGCCATTCCATCATCCAAGAACGAAGTGAAGGAACAATTCGACCCGCTATAAATAGTGTGAGACCGGCTATCAAACACCCATTTACCTGAAAAGAAATTGCAGCTGGATAATGAGTTCAACTTAGGCTTTTTCCCAATTCCCTGCAGCCTAATCTCTCTGGACAAGGACAAAGTTGTGATAACTAGAACCACAGTGATAACTGCTACCACAGCTGAAAACTTAGCTGAATACCCATTACCTTGTTATtccatttcattttctttttttgatctGTTTCTGTTACAAGTAGTTGAAATATGTCATCATTGATTTATTTGCATCCTGATGACTAAAGTTGCTGATTTGTCTCTGCAAACTGTAGTAATAAAGAATTGCCTAgtacttataattaattatttccctcccttaaaatgataaaataatatactaaattttaatggaatcattttcttcaatttaaattgAAAATGGTGAAGAGATACGTTCATCGATTTCCTCGAATTTCTACTACTGGCACTACTCATATTGTGACTACTACAAGCTTAGTAGTAATAAATTGAAACTGAAGCATGTGCAAGATTGAAGCTTGACAAACgcttttgaatattttaaaagagaaattAGCTGTCGATTAATTTGGATATATGTGTCTTATTAATGACTACTCGACAACTCGTCAGAATGCCAACCAACCATACTGGTATGTTCAATCTGGGAAATTATTGCATTTAAGTATTTATTCTTTACTCATATTTAATGAAAAGGTGACTGCCTTTTGTGTAACTACGActataagtttgaaggaataGACAGGTTCACCTTCTAGGTTGGCTAAAGTTCTAAATATACTATTGTATTTTTCAACTCATGTAAAACCAGTTGAATTACTAAAGTTGCTTCACTCAGATATGAGAAGACTGATGCTACTATAGTCTCTTGACTTTGCTTTCATATAATCTATTAGACTAGAAGTAACGTTGATTAAATTTCATCCATTatcacttaactttgtatctattattcaaaagttatttttctttcgTTCATGATCatttaactttgtatctattacccaaaaatcacttttctttcattcatttcattcatggtcatttaactttactCCTACCATCAAAAAAGTTATTATGACCGGATTTTACAATAATTCTATCGAAAAAATGATGTgtcaaccttaattagttcttaattaatttaagtgaatatataatatattactcatatcttgatcctttttatatatatatacacagcccaatttttcttatggattatttaatggaagaatatcaatttcttaatagattagattacctaatgaagactattttcataaaaaaaatttgattgatatttttatgaaataaaattatgcttatatattcttaaaatcctctaaagttgagacatgtgttggcaaaatattttttctactaaTATTATAgtatgtagttgataaaattatttttctccctctaaaattgtgatatatagttgataaaattatttttttcgtacATTTTTTTTCTTGCCACTTGAGTCTTTGCATtcggtatatcataataatatgaataaaagaaaaataacttttgcgtaatagatacaaagttaagtaACCATGGATAAAATTAacgaaagaaaaatgacttttggataatagatacaaagttaagtgaccatgaaTGAAATTTACTCAATTACCGTTATAAGAAACAGTTTACAAGAGTAGTTTCATCAGTGGAAGGGAGGGAGAAGGTTGTTCGACTGAAGCAATCAGGTCGTCTATCAAGTTTCAAGCACCATGTtttgttcaatttatttatttttttggttcaaattataaattgtatCAAATTAGCAAGCGCCGATTTATTTATACACCATAGTAGtgacaaggaattagaaattttACGGCGTAACATGAGGTCTATCTTTCCAAGAAGACGAATAAGAAActatatttctctattttaaatGGGCATCCAGAatcctttattcattttattcatACATAACTTGTATACTGTCATCACTGTGACTAAATcataacatgatttgatttgtttTCTATGTGACAAAGCCTAGGCCTCGGCAAAGTTCTTCTGGTTGTAGCAATCAAGGTTGTCCCCAGGAGCAACATTCAATATGGTACAATACCTTTGGTAGAACCCAATTCGATCTTCCACCTGTGGATTCTGCCCTTTGCCACATTCAATTCCACCGTTAATTATGTTGGTAATGACACCATAGCCCGGTTGTCGATTTGCTGAAGTATCGGCGGCCGATGGAGTCCATTGCCCCGTGATAACGTCATGGCATGATGGCTTGTTGCCTTGTGGTGTCATCCAGAACCATATTGCTGTTTTGAATGACACAGTTGCATCTGTGGCTACTAAGTCAGGGTTGTTAACTAGGTCTTGTCCAATTGCTTGCCCAGCTAAATCATAGTTAGATTGCCTGAAAAATTTTATCAGTACGAAATCAGTCATCAGGTACTataaattgattttctttttccctttcatcTAAGATTCCGTAGTTGAGACAAGTTAGAaacaaaattgaaacaaacatagaGTAATTGACTAGTCAGACTTGAAAGACGATTGGTATAGTGTTTTCCGGTGTCTTACGTACCCTGTCAATTGGATGGGTCCTCTGCCATAAAATCC comes from Capsicum annuum cultivar UCD-10X-F1 chromosome 2, UCD10Xv1.1, whole genome shotgun sequence and encodes:
- the LOC107859803 gene encoding acidic 27 kDa endochitinase, with protein sequence MKFLSSPLALTCVFFLFLTGSLAQDVGSIVTNDLFNNMLKNRDDDRCPAKGFYTYDAFIAAANSFPGFGTTGDDSARKTEIAAFFGQTSHETTGGSLSADGPFAGGYCFVREGNQMGSGFYGRGPIQLTGQSNYDLAGQAIGQDLVNNPDLVATDATVSFKTAIWFWMTPQGNKPSCHDVITGQWTPSAADTSANRQPGYGVITNIINGGIECGKGQNPQVEDRIGFYQRYCTILNVAPGDNLDCYNQKNFAEA